The Spinacia oleracea cultivar Varoflay chromosome 2, BTI_SOV_V1, whole genome shotgun sequence DNA segment TTATATTTGCGGGTTTGTTTCTGATTATTCGTGGCACGCGTTTGATTATAACATTAATTACCTGCAAAGCCCACTGAGCATTTTGCAAGCTCTTCCCTGTTGTTGAACCAATTAAGGTTCCTTCGCCAACAACCATCAATGGAATTAAATGTTGCGAGCCTTGGTCTCTTACCCAAACAAGACTCTGGTCCCATGGCTAGTAAAAATGAGGATAAAATGGCTATATAAACCATTTTACTAGCCATGTTTGTTTGGGTAAGGACCAATAAGAGAGgctattttttgtttattatgtTGGGTGTTGAAGAATTGTTAAGAGAGAGGAGGTATTTATTAGATGAGTTAACGTGTGCTTAATCAAGTTTGTTACTTTATTAGCTCTAAATAAGCTATTTTAAGTAAATTAACAGTTGAATGTTAAACTATATTATAAGATAAAGTGATTGCTATACTACGTAATCATTTtatttttgtggtttattaacaACGTACTGCCCATAGTTGCTAGCTACATTATCTAAAATAGAAAGAAAATGTGTGAACACAAACGTAAAGTCCCTCTTAGTTGTTAAAAAAATAGATATTTACCTAaacaaatacggagtatatgttaATTTCATtgcgtaattttttttttaagggataCAACACATTCACTTTCCGTAGGACAAAAAGATTTTAAgttattattaaattaatataatataaaGAAGTTTAAAATGTTGTTGAAAtgttattaaaattatttcttatttaaattaatcaatacggagtatttttttttacttttctcATTTGCCAATGCACAGTTGTATTATTTATATCTTTAAATGTACGTTAGCAAAAAAGTATAAaattttatacttcgtattatttagGTAGTgattgagacgaatcaaacaagaccccacGTGAAtatatacgtttttttttttttttttttatgtatttgaGATAATTTAGAAGATTATCTTCAATTTTGAGtagtgtcaaaattttagattgGAATATCATTATGGAATGTAAGGAGTAGTTATAATTCTAATCAAACAGTTATACTTTGCCATTATGTAATTATATTTTCTAATGATGGCATTAACATGCCGCAATCTTATATATGCTTATGGCTGTCTCATAATTAAGAGAGACCTCTTTGTTttattagaaattgtttgagtttttttgTTCTTAAAGTGTTCAAACTAAAATAAGTCAACATGAAATAAATAGAATATAACGAATTATGAGAATAGACGCGGTTTCCTATTTCATTGTAGATGGCGTATGATTTTTTATTCATAAATTGAATTTACATTTAACAAAAACTAGATCAGGTCCCGTACAATGTACGGGTGTTAATAAATAATTGTTTATTTTTCGTGATAaactaatttttataaaaaccaTTACATTTATAAAATTAAGTTTTGTTAGTGTTAGATGAGAGAATAAGAGAAAAATACCCTCTACCATTTATTCGAACTACAAAATGATTAGTGTTATTTTAGAAGTTTaagatttaactaaaatatttaagctggattttctttggtaatattaatccaacctttggccgattttcttttattaagcccacctacgacatattttttaataatcccacctttaccacccaacgatttttattgggcccaacacgtcataaacctattgtaggcggtaatatgtccctacgtggaaatactctctctcgatatattccgtcatcataatcaattcatcaccatctcgatgatttttCACAAggttatcggtcacttaagcccaataaaagtcgttgggtagtaaaggtgggattattaaaaaatatgtcgtaggtgggattaataaaagaaaaccggccaaaggttggattaatattaccaaattttcctttttttttatcaagATCTATTAACCGTTGTTTTTAGAATTATATGTGTAACCGTACATACTCAAATTTTCTGATCAACTATATGATTCATTATCCATATCGGTCCGAGTATCCTATTTTATAGACCAAATATTTGATCgagtttttgattttcatacattttaaaatctgTAATAGCAACAAAAATATttagattatttttattctcactatatattatttaaatcagattagAATATTATTTTAGATTCTTGCTATAATAGAATTTCTAATACAATTGATTTTTATTTGTAATTATGTGATCGTTTCCTAATGtgtattactttttttttttttttttttaattctttccATTTAAGTATCAATatcaaatatttttaattagaaAAATAACACAGAATGCACCCGGGAATAAAActtgtcattcctggtgtgtcttttcgtatatagtaatagatagatagtCACGGTTtcctataaaaaataaaataaaaattgtcatGAAAGAAACCTTTTATCAACCAAAATAAAACTTTTTAGCTAGAAAGAATTGATTGGAGACTCATCCACCATAAGCACGATGTGCGATATATGTCGTATCCGGATGTAATCGGAGCTAGGCTCCTCCGGATGTGCTATGCcttacaaaaaaaattgattgatttttcGGGTCACAGCCCGATCACAATACTGTTCCGTTTTTTTGACGAAGTGGGGAGCAAATCCATCCTTCCGAGTTCCGATTCCGACCCATCCCAAGACTTCTCCGTTTCTCCATTTCTGAATCTTTATCCTTCAAAAGTCAAGTAATCAGGTCTCAATCTTCATCTTCTCTTTCTTCTACAGTTACATCTATATTCAAATTAGATTTCATCTCTTCTCTTTGATTGATTTATTTCCATGTTTTGTGTTAATTCCTTTGTTGTCGTTTCtgggttttgttttaatttttgtcaTATTAATTTTCGTTAATTAGTCGAGTATTAGTGTTAATTTGTCAAAATGTTAACTTTCTATGCTACACACATACATACTGTAACCCTCATCAACATGTGATTGTAGTGGGAATGCTTTTAAAGTAGATAGAAATTTTGACAGATGAAATAATAGAGAGATTCTGTAATGGAAATGCTTCATTACACCAAACAACCCCACCTCAATTGGTAGTATATTGTTAAACTAATTTAGCATCTTTTTCTACAAGCTCTTTTTAGGCTTGATACAATTTGTTTTGGCTTCATTTTTCATTGATGTTTGCTTGTTGTAGAATCAGTAGGCCTTTCATGGTAATTAGTCTAGTATATTgttaaatacggagtactcaaATGAGTTTAGCATCCTCTTCGAGCGGCAAACACTAGCTCCTTTTAAGCTTCATGTGATTTGGGTGTCATTGTTTTCATTGTATGTTGATGCAGAATCATCAGGCTTCCTCGTAATAATTAGTCTCATTGATCCCACAAATAATCACTTTGAATGGGAGAGGACAAGATATAATGAGAATATGACATAGTTTATCAAAGTGGGATGGTGTCAAATGTTTTGGCTTTATTTTCAAATTCAATTACAGTACTATATAGTATATAATATAGTTGTCGGGTATTAGTTGTGCAATATTTTGCTTTACCTATTCAGAAGGCATTGTCTAAACTTTGTTCTCGGCTGTTTTGAAAGGAAGAAGAAATAGCTTACGGCCAAAATGGCTTTATTTTCAATTACAGTACTATAATATAGTTGTCGGGTATTAGTTGTGCAATATTTTTCTTTACCTATTCAGAAGGTATTGTCTAAACTTTGTTCTCGGCTGTTTTGAAAGGAAGAAGAAATAGCTTACGGCCAAAATGGCTTTATTTTCAATTACAGTACTATATAGTATATAATATAGTTGTCGGGTATTAGTTGTGCAATATTTTGCTTTACCTATTCAGAAGGCGTTGTCTAAACTTTGTTCTCGGCTGTTTTGAAAGGACGAAGAAATAGCTTACGGCCAAAATGGTGGAGCTGGTGGCTGAGAAGCATGTCCAATATGTCATATCTGTTGAGaaggtttgtttgtttgtttgttctgttctttttcattttctttttcctgtTTAATGTCCTTGGATATGTGATTGATTTATGAGCTTAACTCTTTTGCTACTTTTGTCCTTAGAAAaaggactcatttgaatcaGTGGTCATGGAGCACCTTAGGATGAATGGTGCTTATTGGGGGCTGACAACGCTGGATCTTTTGGGAAAGCTTCAAGTCGTAGATCAAGATGAAGTTATTTCATGGGTGATGCAGTGTCAGCACGAATCTGGTTTGTACAAGTTCCTGCTTACTACGTAGTACAAATTATGCTCACTCAATTTCATGGGTTTTGTAGTGTCGACTATGCTATGTAGTTTGCAAGCTCCTAGATTTTTCTTGTTCACTTACAtgcttattaaaaaaaaaagaataacatGTCATGTGCTTACCATGACTGGCTTATGCAGGTGGATTTGGAGGCAATATTGGACATGATCCACATATACTATATACTCTCAGTGCCGTTCAAGTTTTAGCTCTTTTTGATAAGATACAGATTCTTGATGTCTCTAAGGTGACAAATTGTATCCTTTCTGACTTATAGTGGAGAATTTCACGTGATTCTAAACTATTTCTGAGCCTCGTATCCTTCTGTGTTTTTCTGTTCACTAAATTTATCCAACTATTTAATAAGATtgtggatattttgcttcttaTTGTATAAATTCTGGAGGAGATGAGGAATTGCATTTTGTGCGTTGTGACATTTGACCGGCTCTCTAGTTGTATGTGGTCATAGAAGTTTCGCCAATTTACCTTAATCTTGATGAATGGAATAAACTGCTTTTTTTCGTTTGTCAAGTAACTCACTCATACAATCAAGAACACCCCAGTTTGTTCATGGTACCTTAACCTCTTAACTAGATGTTGTGGGGCTGCAAAATGAGGATGGATCATTTTCAGGAGACATGTGGGGAGAAGTTGATACAAGGTGCGTTTGCAAGTCTTcatttttcccttgttgcacaAACTTTTTTTCCTTTATCGAAGATCGTCTTACTCAGGCTTATTCATTTTTCTAGGTTTTCATATATTGCAATCTGTTGTCTATCATTGCTACATCAGTTGGACAAAATTGATGTGGAGAAGGCTGTGAACTACATTGTGCGATGCAAAAACCTAGATGGGGGATTTGGATGCACACCTGGTGGGGAATCGCATGCAGGACAAAGTATGTTGATGCACTTTGAAATTAACTTATAAATTATATGACACTCTTGATGTTGTTTTTATATTACATACCTGCAATTATTCTCATGGATAGTACATGTAGATATATTTGGTAGTTGCTATTATTATATTAGATCATCACTGGTAGGTGCAAGGTCAGAATTAGGATCCTGTGATCTGTGCATCCTATAGCTTTGTCCCGTCTTTTGTTTCTTTCATTCATGTCAATCTAACACTCCCATAAATCGATCAGAGTTAAGGGACTCCGTCCTAAGTGaccaagtgttttaatcatgaGAGTTTTATAAGTTGCCCATTTGTGGTCTAGGACAGGTGATAATGATACCTGCACTTACATAAAATAGGCTTTCCTTCGTACATAAACTGGAGTTTTCGGTGGGATTCTTGTGATCAACCTCTTCAATAATCTCTAACTAGTAAGATCAGTatgttgcaaaaaaaaaaaaacttgtaaGATCAGTAAGGTTGTATACATATGAATCTTCCGAACCCTGCCTCATTGGGATAGTTCCTAGTTCCTACTGTTGGTTGTTGAATAGTTCATATTGCTGCTTTCTGGTCTTGTGTATTCTTTATCATGGATGAGTCAATGATGTTTTCACTATAAGCAGATTGGAGTTAGGATATACTTTATCACCAAATTCTAACTTTTTACTTATCGGTACTTCAACCGAAGGaagattttgtttttttaggaATTGTTACAGACATCCGCTTATCAAGCATCCTACGGACATCAACTACTATAGAGGGAGGTTGAAAGCACACTGTTTTGTGAATTTTATGTTTTAGTTTCCAATATTTACATCACTTGAGGAAGCCATGGATTAATAATAGAGTTTTTCGGTTCCATGTTTATTGTGTAAGTATCATTCTTGTGGATCAACACTGAGCTCTGCAAGTCCTGGTTAATATAGATCAGTGCCAGGTTATTTTATAACAACACCTTAACCGCtacttttttttgttaataCTTAGGAAACTAATtatattatacgaagtatatgaaatttgGGGGCCCTGTGCCGGCACTTACCCCGCACACCTCAAGAACCGCCCCTGCTATAGAGCTCACTTTATtttctgtgtttttttttttcctgctcTCTGTATCTTTTGGTGAGAGTCAAAACTGTATGAATCATCACTGCAGTTTTTTGCTGTGTTGGTGCACTTGCAATAACGGGTTCTCTGCATCATGTTGACAAGGACCTTCTTGGTTGGTGGTTGTGTGAGCGCCAAGTGAAATCAGGAGGTCTAAATGGCCGACCAGAAAAGCTTCCGGATGTGAGATAGCTATTTCCTCTTTTAAGTCTTTCAAATTTTAATTACCAAGATCCTCTAACATTAACATGTTCTTCTGAGCTCTGAATGTGGATATACGGCATTGTCCTATGACTTCAGGTCTGTTATTCATGGTGGGTACTTTCTAGCTTGATTATGATCGACAGAGTTCACTGGATTGACAAAGAAAAACTTGCTAAATTCATCTTAGACTGTCAGGTAACTTAGATTTCGCGCTTATTCTGCATTTTTCTTTCCCACTGCTTAGAATGTCAGTATCCTGCATTTTTCTTTCCCACTGCTTTTTCATAACCTCGGCTCCCATATCTGAATTTCATCCAGGATTTGGAGAAAGGAGGAATCTCAGATAGGCCAGATGACGCTGTTGACGTTTTCCACACTTACTTTGGAGTTGCAGGTAACTTGCTAGTTTAATGCCATAGTTCTATTTCCCTTTAAACAGACGGGAAAAAACAGTTTTTTTCGTCATtggttgagtttttttttttcttttttggtaaAAGGTAAGCTTTATATAAACACAATGGAATCCAAAAACAGAGCAAGACTACAAGGCCGAAACCCAAATAGCCAAGCTCATACCAGTTTTACAACATAACCATATTGGTAAAACCAACAAAAATACCAAAATTACAAGAATTACAACGCCTCAAACCAGGCCAAATCATTACAAGAGATTTTCTCAGGAAACCAAGCTCTAATCCTGTGTTGAACATTATATTTAATCTGCTTCGATAGCAGACACCTTCTTATTCCAATAACACTCATTTTGAGAGCTCCAAACCTGATACAAGCAAGCACAAACAGCAGCATAACAGACTGATTTCCTGAATTTAGAGGCTTTACTTCTTGCTATCCACCTGCATAAAGGCCGGGTTTTTGCACTATTCTGATTCTGTCATGTTGAGTTTTCTGCACTGGCTGATACTGTCATGTTGGGTTGGCATGAATGTAGGTCTTTCACTTCTCGAGTATCCCGGGGTTAAAGCCGTAGATCCTGCCTATGCGTTGCCAGTTGATGTGGTGAACAAGATCCTAATTAGCTCATCATAGCAAAGCCATAGCTTAGATTTTTTACGCGGAATTCGTTTTTCTGTATAAGAGAGAACATTGGGCTGTGACATTGTATGAAATTGATGGAAGATATAGTCTTGAAATCGCGGTGAACTGTCTTGCCATATCGTAGTCGAACCCAGCAACTCTGTGTTTAGCAATTAGCATGCTTTGATCTATCTTTATCTTCACTGTATTGCCACTATTAGCAAGGGCCCATATTGGAGAAACATTTTGTTGATAATTGGTACTTCGTATTCCATACATCTGATGTAAGGCAGTAGAGTTGATGGGAAATTTACGTTGTGATTTGAAGATCACAAGATCAACCCTTAAACTGCAATTGTTTAGGGGTGGTTTAAGCGTATACTGCCTATCGTTTATAATGTAAAATTTTAACCATTATTATCTTAGAaggcttttgttttttttttttaaataaaagttaaTTGTTGCACTATTTTTTAGCAAccaattgtttatttttttcccaAAGAAAgtataatttttgtaatttaataTACTTTTGCGTTCTTTAAATATGCACCATATTGACTTTACGCTTTTGAACACATGACTTTAACTTAACCTCTCGAATTGTGCATaactaaaaattattaaaatttaatattttaaaagtaATATCGACATGAATATAATAAGATCGTACACGGTATATGTACTGGAATAATATGAGTCAAAATGGTACAATACTTGTAGAACGGAAACGTACACTCCTtctgtccctaaaagattgaCGTTTCACGATCTCCAAAATTCGAGTTAAAACGTAAATATCAACTACCAATCACTTAACCACTTGAcattttagttaacttttttatagtaaaacaaatcttaaaataaaaattatacaacatctgtaaaagaaattaaactaacAAATTTTAATTAGTCGCTATTTATTTAATACTCCTATACTACGGAGTAAGTACTACGTAACAATTAATATACATGTAACAACCCGTACATCACACCACTCAATAACTAGTTTGTTGTACAAAACCTTAAGAAAAGGTTACATCGATCCGAAAAGAAAACCTCCTTTATTGTTGTGTACAACTACGGAGTACAAAGTAAACGTCTATACTACACTTGACGCTTCTTACGTTCGAATTTAGTTGTCACGTGACAAACATATTACACTTACCCTTGACGCTCCCTATGATTTAGTTGTCACGTGACGCGCATAACTTGGTGTATCGTAATCAACCTTCATCTTTACCTACACATCTAAAATGATGAGCTTGTTGGGTCATCCCATAACATTTACCCGTTACATCCCCTGAACCATCCTCGTACGTACTACAGTCCACCAATTCATGGTGGCCGCCGCCTAAACGTAAACCACAGCCGTCCTTAACCTCTGGCTGTGGTTGAACCACCGTAGTATTAGCAACATCGTCGCCTTTTCTTTGATGCCGTTTCTCCTGGTTTTGGTGGTTGGTTGTCTGTTGATCTTCTTGTGGTTTTGGATTAAGGTTGGCCTGTAAACTCATGTTATTACTATAATAAGAAGTAACGTAGATTATATATGTCTTTGATTACTTGTGTTTAGTAGTAGACTAGTAGTGGTGGACTGGTGGTGTACCAAGAAAATTTGTGGATGAGATGGTCAAGGACTCAAGGTTAACTCAATGTGACGGTGTACTTTTTTTATACAAGCAAGTATGGTGGGGGGTGTCGATATAATACTTGGCAACGTGTTTACTCTCATTCTTGACACGTTGCTTGTGGCTATGATTTGACGTGGAAATTAttgattcgtttattttatcttttttaaaaagaaagagtATATGAAAGTTATGATAGTTATCTCTCAACTCTTAAG contains these protein-coding regions:
- the LOC110782077 gene encoding geranylgeranyl transferase type-2 subunit beta 1, which translates into the protein MVELVAEKHVQYVISVEKKKDSFESVVMEHLRMNGAYWGLTTLDLLGKLQVVDQDEVISWVMQCQHESGGFGGNIGHDPHILYTLSAVQVLALFDKIQILDVSKVTNYVVGLQNEDGSFSGDMWGEVDTRFSYIAICCLSLLHQLDKIDVEKAVNYIVRCKNLDGGFGCTPGGESHAGQIFCCVGALAITGSLHHVDKDLLGWWLCERQVKSGGLNGRPEKLPDVCYSWWVLSSLIMIDRVHWIDKEKLAKFILDCQDLEKGGISDRPDDAVDVFHTYFGVAGLSLLEYPGVKAVDPAYALPVDVVNKILISSS